CTCCACCGGGTAATCCCCATTTCTTGCGCACGTCCGACACCCCACAAAATGTGTCACTAACGGCCACCTCTCGTCCCCAAAACCCGGCCTGTACTTCTCCATCATCTCCTTATACCGGTCCACCAAACTCTCCCAGAACCCGTGGAGACAATACGAACTCTCAATCGACACCATGTTCATCCATCGTTCCTTCTGGGAGATAAGTAGGTATATCAGTGCAGATTGATCATCCGCCTCCAACGCGGGCCGCCCTTTTAGACTGCTTGTTAGGATTTTTCCAGCCTCCTCACGAGGCCGGCCTCTGGGCCCCATTTGGGCCCATACGTCCAGtaaatccaatgcccactggcTGTTTCTTAATAGAAAACTGCCCGTGTTCAGTGCTATCCATGACTTCTCTTTAAGGAGCATGTCTGGGTAGCCGTGTATGATCAAATTCGAACTCCGATATCTATGGAAAGGTATCTCGAAGACCATATCCGTAAAAAGCGCATCGCTATCCATCCACCATATCCACTCTGCCTCCGGGTGCGCCACCATCAGCTGCCGAATCTGGAGCAGTTTCCCCCAGTGGCCGGACATCTCCTTATCCAAATGCGCGGTGTTGTAAACGAGCTCGATCCCGTGGATCCTGCAGTAGTCGATCTTGTTTTTGAGAAACTTGAGGAGGTAGTGGTCGCCGATGGAGTTCTCGCACGGGCTCGGCTGCGAGCCGGTGACGAGGTAGATTTTGGGGCGGCCGTTGATGAAGTACGGGAATTGAGGGTTCCGGCGACGCCATAGTTTCTTGTCTAGgtcccaattttttattttagggccCAAATTGAAGGTTGAGCTGGAATTGGGGAAATTTTGGGAGGAAGCGTCGTCGGAATCGGGCGGATCGTCGTCTGAGCGGATTGCGGTGACGATTCGGTTGGTTTCTTCGATTAGGTAACGGCTCTCGGCGTCGGCTTCGAGGGAGACGAGGTTGCTGAGGCCGATTGTGCCGCGGAGGACGAGAATGGTGACGAATCCGCAGAGGATTGTTATTCTGATGTTGCTGAATTTTCGATCGCCGCGCCGTCCCTTCGGGAGGTGGCGGCCGTCGGAGCCGGCGCCGTCGCTGTCGTCGGAGGTAATTTGGGGGAGACTTGTGGAGCTCCGCTTCTGAGCGGAATATGTGAGATCCGCAGCCATTGGCTGGGAAGAATCGAATCAATCACCGATTCAACGCTGGAATGTGTAGAAATGGCAATGCAGGAAATCATGAATGCAGAAACAAAGAAAGCCAGGTTGCATGAATGTGTAGGGGCGAATTTGATTGGGAATTTGGGGAAATGAAAGGTGGCTTTTTGAGGGTCTGTTGTGAAAATTGAATGATGATGGAGAGGAGGAGAGGATTGAGCGCGACTGCGCGGGCTGTTTGAATAAATGGTTTAATAATTCATTCTCCgcttaataaaatatttatacttTAATAAATATTGCCATATTTTCGTGCATCCGACGCGGAGCAGATGAGGGTATTTTCGTGTTTTCAGATTTGACGTGGTGGCGCCAATCATCATCACCCCGTTCCCCACCATTAACGTTACGGCAGTCACTTCCATCAAATTCCACAGTGCTTTCTGCGATCATTGCCTGCTATTTTCCGGCGATCCGATCAACCTAAGGTAAATCGTCTCGATTGATCAAAATTCAATGCCGCTCCTCGTTTCACATTCTCGAATTCCGAATAATTGATAGCTTATGTCGATCGAATCAGTGATACGATTTCTGAAAATTGACGATCAGGATTGGTTGATAGTGGTGTTGACAGAATTAGTAAGGAGTAAAATTTTAAGAAACTAGAATTAGTTGATAATGGCTATTGGTCGGATGTCTGTGGAAATATTTGAAATGAGAATCAGTGTGGCGTAGGATTATTTTTGGAATTGAGCATTGTTGTTGTGGATTGCAGGAGATTGTTGAGGTGTCAAAAGATGAGTCAGGTATTTGAGGGATATGAGCGGCAATACTGTGAGATATCTGCTAATCTTTCGAAAAAGATTACTGCAGCTAGTGTCCTTAATGGAGGTGACACACAATATTTCCAGTCCTCTTTGTGTTTCTTGTTAGATTTTACATCCAGTTTTGTCGGTTAgattgttagagcatccacgtcCGTGCTCTTGCTTAGTTAGATTGTTAGAGCattcacatccgtgctctttggtaagagcacggatgtgggccccgacccacttttattaattttttactctctgtttttccccaagagcacaacaacaacattcatgctcttctgcaaggacatgctcaaggtctcatcattccattatttaatttaaatactttaattactaaaaatacattaaaatataaaaattacataattgaatcctaaaaaataaaaattacaaacttaaaatcctaaaaattaaaaattacataattaaaatcctaaaatattattaatatacataattataatcctaaaaaataaaaaatacataattaaaggctaaaaaatacccccgtggaagataagtcctctggccctatccccaatgtttttcggagacctcgtatcattgccaaatgtgaatcaagttgttcgggagtcatatttgacctatcggccaaattaaGTTGAGCCAAAAGGATCCACAACGAGTTTGTGGGGGGTTgagggggcggatggagtcgcggcgctacggcggttggccgtcgccttcttccttccttgcggccggcgttgggaactgctcgggccggcgtcggggctacccaagttagctccggcaagctggctagccacctcatcctcgccggcatcggatagggataccgacctcgaccgtttactggaggagctggaggagctggaggaggatgatacgcctcccgtGTACTTCGGATgtacacgcacctcctgccaagcgctgaggtagttgaacggtttgtaatgttgggattggtaggtcgccaacgcggcactgatgatgtctagctcgctcctgccgctccccgccgaccgctcttcctggaggtaatacccctggaacttttggatttcttcgttggctctgaagatggcattgcgcaccatactctcattgcgctcgatggttccatccggacggttttcattgtaccggcgagagatgcgccaccaaaacctatccccgctttggttcgtgccaacctccggatcttcggagataatcaaataggctttgaataactgatccatctccgccggagtgtacggggtgcggacaccatgGGGAGTAGGAtgagtttgagagccgccgctccctcccgattcgggttcgggtgcccacccgtatcgcccatcgggggcatcttggtcgtccaccgggtaaggccggtagccacccggaacttgagaaccttgggtttgaggaggagccgagaattgcgtttccggactagggaatggttgcgagtcgaaccattcgtggttccaaccgcgggagtcggaagggtgatcgccggagccggacatttttttgtaaaagtaaaagattgagaattgataagagaatttagatgagagaatttatatgagaattgtgtagtggggtgggaaattttttgtgtggaagtggggtatttatagatgaaaatgtgaattttggagaaaattgaaaaataaattaaaagtgggtagaaaacggatataatttattgggaagtgagaaaatattttttttattttaaaaagattttttaaattaaattaaaattttttttaaaaaaattgaaaatgccGTTGGGCAATCCCGTCGCGCCACGTCAGCCtactcagcggcacggacgtgctcgatgcatcgagcagcgccgtgccataggcaagagcacagcggcggacaACACAAAGCCGCGCCAGCGGCATGGACGCCGTCCTTCCGGGAGAGCAGCTATGTGGAGGCTCTTATTCCATGATAACCAATGATAAGTCTGATCTTTAATGCCTGTGCATCTCTACGATGAAAGGCATATAGCACACCATTTTTTCAGAGGACAGCTGCTTCTAGGTGAATGTAGGATGATAATCACATTGCCAGTTTGATAGTACAACTATGTGACTGGACTCActtataaaatattagtacaaAAGAAAATGGATCAGAACACTATATGTGATGGCACACATAAATTGATGAAAATGTGTTGTTGATATCATGTTATAAAATACGGAGTATTACAAAAGAAAAGGGATCAGAACACTAAATGTGATGGTACACATAAATTGATGAAAATGTGTTGATTCTCCTATTCTTCCCGTTGGCAATTTAAATTCCTAACATGGTGCTGTGTCAAATTTATGCATGTCTAAGGAATGCTTTTGACTAAAATGCTAAAATTCCATTAACTTGTACAATTGACACATCTAGATGCTTAGGTAGAAGTAGGATTCCTGTAAGGCGTTCTGCTTCTGATCACAAATGCAGGATAGTTGGTTCATGGTGTTTAAGATTGACTTTATCAAGCAGAATGCCTCCATTTGCCTATTTTTGAATTTTACTTAACGTGGCAGTTGATGTTTTGAGTAGAATCATTTGTAAAGAGAAGTCATTAACCTTCTTGAATAGTTGAGTATaggaaaaaatggaaatatcaTGTGCACAATTTTTTGATGATCCTTTTTTTTAGAGAAGCTGATAAATAATAGCTGCAAAAAGTATCTAGAAACATTGGTTGCTTCAGTAATCTATTACATACAGTACAAGTACCATTTAAGTATTCCAGTATTTGTATCATATTTGGGACAAAAATGGAATCCTCCAGTTGACAATCTCAAGCTAATTTGGAGGAGGACTGAGTTGATGGATGTAGCTTTGTAAGTTGTTTTTAGTTTTCGTTCAGAGTCAAAACTCAAAACCACATGCTAGACTGTCCTTGAAGCTTTTATAACTTAGGAGGTGTCACAAACAATTAACCATCACTTCTTATCTCTTGTTTAAGACACTCGACTATACTATAGTTCTTTCAAAGCATGTACTTCATTTTCACTTCCATTTGCTGCTGATATTGGTTTAATGTCCCTGATCACAGAACAAAAGAAACAGAAAATATCCGAAGTTGCAGGAGGATTAGAAGATGCTGATGCACTGGTAATTGGTTCACTTCATATGAACAATGATCCTTATGCTCTTTGACTCTATACTAATGTCCAGCTTGTGATTAATATCTAAGATACATAAAATGGATGTAGGAGCTTGTCGGCATGTGTGAAAGCGACGCTTCTTGTCAAGCTGAGAgatcacaaaacaaaacaaaacaaaacagatttgaacaatttaaaatcAGAAGTGAAGAGGATGACGTTGGGTAATGCCAACCAAGCTGCTACGGATGACTTGTTGGAATCAGGAATGGCACACACATTAACGGTACTGATCTTTCCATTGTTCTTCTAGTATTGCTAAAGGAGCCTTCAAAACGAGCTTATACCAGTATTCACCCCGGGTAAGTAATTGCATTCTAATTTATTGCTCGATTATCCAGGCGTCAGCAGATCAACGAGCAAGGCTACTAATGGCAACTGAAAGATTAGAAGGTCGGAAAACAATGCTTGAAACTGAGGAGCTTGGAGTCTCAATTCTTCATGATTTGCACCAGCAACGCCAATCCATCCTGCAGGCACATAACACCATAAGTCTCGTCTTCGTGTCTAGTCTGCCTCCTTCAGGTGAAACTGTCTAGCcgagataaaatgatagtatatGACTACTTTTTGCAGCTTCATGGGGTGGATGATAACATCCATCGGGCGGAGCAAAAAGATTCTGACCAACATATCAAGAAAAATGAGGAGAAACAAGTATATCATCGGCACTATCATTGTGCTCTTAGTAATCGCCATATTTGTGATTCTCTACTTCAAGTTGACACGCCGCTCGTCTTCATGATTTCAAGAGTACGTATGTTTTGGTTATCATTATCTCTATGCTGAGGTGTGGATTATTTTGATGGACAAAATTGATCTGATTGTATATCTCATCCTCTGAGTTGTTTTGATGGACAATAAATCATTAATCTTgatttattttgcatttttgACCGACACTTTTAAACATTTCAATAactacttcattttttttaatttgtagcgATTTCGACTCTTATATTTCTTTGTAAAATGACGATGTTTCAAAGCAGGATGACTGTGAATATTAAAGTTGATACAGTTCAGGAtgaataattattgaaatgtttaaAAAGCACTAGTTCAAATTCCAAAATGGGTTAAAAAGTGATTGACTTATTAGGCCGCGAACTAAAAAACTTGGTTGGCAAAGTAGGAGTACTATTGTGTTTTGAAGCAAATAAGATCctaaatatatgaattttagaaatgacacgaattttaatgtaaaattaataaattatgagcgaaaaataaaaatgaataaagtaagagagaagaggaaaAAAGTAGTAGAATTATTGTTAGCGGATTGTAGGGttcatttcctaaaatggaaaggTTCTATTTctagaaaacaaacaaaaaaagtatttctattatttttaggaaacggaATGAGTATAAGTCAAATGCATCTCGGTTGGTAAGACGCTTTCTTCTAATCAATAAGCTAGAAGTGCAAGTCATCACAGGTTAGACAAGGAACCATTATTGATCTTCttttaaagaagaaaaaaaacaagaaactaCTAACAGTTCAAgctctaaaattttgaaactaGAGTTGAAGAGACACTAAAGTGTATGCGAATGACTTCCATATGCAGAGGTACAATTATATCAAAATTAGCATCCTCTGTTTCGTGCTGATTCTTGCATGCACTCCTAACCAGTTACGGATGAGTAAAACCATctacatatataaataaataaacaaagagAAAGACTAACTATATGATACACCTACCTAATTAGAGACGTTTGGTAGGGAAGATAGATAAGGTAAAACATGATAAGAACACACATTTTGGGTCAGATAACTAAGACGGAAAAATAGAAGAGTAATCTACCCTAGCAAACTGACCCTTAAATGATAGTAGCACATGAAGTTGCAATGGGAGTCTTGACAGCCTGTAGGGTATGTAGCTAGCTATCTACTATATAGAATATCTTATTCTGTATCAACCATATCAGAACATATGTAGCAAACAAACACAACacaaattttgttatatttagAAACAAGTAATGTAAAAGGGAAGTCATAGCTAGATTCTCATAGTAAAGATACCCTTAGCACTTCAGAAATGGGTCTTATATATCATGCACTGTGGGTAGGATGGCAATAGTTTCAGCTAAAATATGAGCGGTCTGTAAGTGTCGCTGTTGGAAATTAATCCAGATATGATATATATCTAACTTTACCTTTTTCCTCAATCTCGAGAATCCAATGAGAGACAGTTAAAGAACTAGCAGAAATCCACAAATTGTCTCCTCGACCCAGCCCCAACGAGAATCTCCAAGAATAGCTCTACGTACTCCTACCTTCATGTCCAGATATATTTATCTTTTATGATCACACGTGGCAGATCTCAAAGATGAACGCAAAACCATTTGGTGATGATCGGAGAGGATCTGCCACATGTTATCTGTACTAATCAACAGTGAGCAACAAGACCCGCATGCTTTCTGTTTCTGCAGGCTGCATTACAAAGTGATTAATACGCAAGTGAATGATAAGGTGAGAATATGTAATGGAAAGAGCGAGAAAACCATTAAAATTTACAAACCGAGTACCTTCATTGGGTAAGGATCATTATTGGCACATGGACACACCATCCTCGTGTGAAAGTTCCATATTAGCAGTTTGATCATCTTCATCATATTCTTCCccttcttcctcatcatcttCAGGTTGGCCATTAAGATCCACGTCAACACCATTTACCTTCCTCACAAACTGGCCCCTTACACGAGGTCTACGCTCCGCTAGTTTTTTCCTATTCACATACCTGATCTTCTTGTCGAAGCATCTTTCCTTCCGTTTCTGCCTAAACTTCAACAGTGCCGCCTCTCTACGGTCGACTTTACTTAACTTCACTTCACTGGACGTAGAATTTCCGAATGATGGCCATGGATGTGGACTAGGCATTTGACCTGGTTGTAAGCATATACCATACGGGTAGTAAGGATAAGATGCCATTCCAGGGATGTGAGGAGGACATTGTGGAACATGATTGTACTGAGGAATCAAAGCAGAATTAGCATGGTTGCTTATATCGTGGATGTTCTTAGGATACATAGATGCCGATGACATGGGCACTTGATTTGCTACTCCGGACATGTAATAAGGATATGGGTAAGATCCAGTCCCTTCATTAGGAGAATCATTTCCTAAATGCATATGCTCCTGAGAGAACTCCTTTGAGTTCCTCTGTTGAGATATATCCAGTGATTTAGGAGGAGTGCATGACCTGTCCATAATAAACGATTCAGGAGCACTACTACTGCTTGGTTGTTCATCTGGCAGCGACTGGTTTTCGAGGGTCTCATGAGTTTTTTCTCCTTGGACGCTCAAACCCACTTCACCATTCAGTATGGTTTTTTCTGCTTCGATGCTAAAACCCACTTCACCATTCAGTATGTGATTCTCCACAAAGCTCACATGCTGAGCTGTGTTATCAGGAACAGAAGAAGACCCATGGTTGGTGCTTTTGGATATGCTGGATTTGACATAGGTGAAGAAAGCAGATGATTCACCTATCTTGAATTCATTCTTCCTTAAAAAAGGTAAAATTTGTCCTGAAGAAATTTAAAAGCACATTTAGGCTAATGTCATATGGGAACAGGAAAACTCAAGAAAAGCTTGCTCTGGTCAAGCCTTAATCTTTTAAAATCTCAGTAAGATACTCAAGAAATAACTCAAAAGAATACAATGTGCTGCACCCAGAAGAAATCAATGAATGATAGCTCATACGCCAAACTTGCTGTGAAAACTATCAAAGAGGGGAAAGAACTCAATTAAAGCTGTTCATGACTGAAATAGATTAAAGAAACTCGAAATTACAGTTCTACTTCTCTAGCATGCATATGCACTGGAGTTGCATAAATTGCTGGAAATCTTTATTCAGAATCATAATAGCATATGAAAATTGATGGAGGAGCAAAACCCAAAAACCCTTAGGTGAAACAAAGAGAGAATTCTAAGTTGAAGCAGCTTTGACAGGATTTGCTTTCATGAGCATAAAAACTTTATTGTATTTGAAGCTATACCACATCAACAGCCTACTTCGTGAACAAGAGCGTGAGTTTCATATTCTTGTGAAGGACTGAAACACATCCATAACTTATGATCCACACAGGAAACTTCAGAAACATCAGTTTGGCCACTTCCAGAGGACCAGAATATGTATGATAGCAAAGCATCTTCAGATTTTTCAGCAGTCCGGAAATAAAATGATTTAAGGTAAGATCCCCCTAAAGGGGGGACAAGGGTTGGGAAAACCTATGATACTGCTGAGTTATGAAAAGCCAAGCAGCAAAAGTCGCAGACAAATCTTCCATTTTCATTTGGACTACCAGATCGCTGTCATATGATCATGACAATACCAGTGTCCTACAAAACTGAGGTCCCCAGAAAGTTGGGACCAGAGGGATCCACAATTTTCCTGGTGTACATATCAATTGAAGCAGGCACTTTAACTAATTGATCCATGCTTCCAGCTTTTAGTTAACAGTCACATAGGAAACATATGCTCAAATAACCCAAGGAAAAGACACTTTTGACTTCATTCTtgaaatacacacacatacacacgtGCACAAGATTAGCAGCTTGAAGGAGTCATAAAATGATTAAATCATGTGATCAGTTCACCTATCCTCATTTCATATGTACGCCTGTCACTTATTCCTGGCACATCAGGCTGACACTCCCGCCGAGCCTCATCTACAGTACCTATAGGAGCAGTTGTGGTGGTATCTATCTGAAAATATAGATGCAAAGACAAATCAGATGCAAGTGGATCAAATCTTAATTGAGAATAAGCAGCTAAAAAGTAGTTGAATCTGCAAGTAATGTTGATATAGTATTAGGCTCTGATAATTTTAAGCTCTTCATTACAAGATCATATTGGATTGACCACAATAATCTCCCCTCAAGATCACTACTCTTCAGTTATAACTAAAGAAGTTCCCTGCTGACTTGTCCCACTAGAATAACTACAAGTCGCGAATTGTATACTTTAAGGGTGATTTCAATACATTAAATCAAACTCACCTCATCTTCTTGGTGAGTTGAGACACACATTTCTGGGTTAGTACTCTTTCGGGACTTGTCATCTGTGTCATCCGAGAATAAGGTAGTGCTATTGGTGTTAGCATCATCACTGTGGTCAGACACCACCAGATCAAAATCATAACTTATGATGTTCTTCTCCACAAGTCCAAGCTGTAGATGGAAAAATTAGACAGATACAATCATAGTTTAAATACTACATTAAGGAATGCATTGCTAACGTACTCTCTCAAAGAAAACACAATCTATGCACACAACACCCCACATAGGAAATTTGACAATATGACTACGACACCTTGCTTCAAGGTAGCCTGGGTGCAAAGAAAGAGAGTGATTTTAAACACGATACATGAATGGTAGCACGATAAGTCCTAAAAATGCCTAAAACTGATGGAAAATTAGTTCTATAAACATGGTTTGCATGATGAAGTTTATACTTAACAACCATCTATCTAAATCCTAATTCCTATCTAAGAGTTTATTCTTGTAGTATGTGAAGGGTAACTGATGCACACCAAGGATCCAACAAAGAAGAAGTGGCACTAGCTGGTGTAGACCCATCATGAGCCAAGATAGTAAAACCTCGGAATTTACGCTTCATTTGTTCAGTATATCACTTTGTAGGGGAAAGTTTTCTAGATGACTAAGAACAGGGGCAGAGCCAGGAATTGGTGTTGAAGGGGggcaaaaatatattataaacaaaatttatagtaatgagaaggggcattgaaaggagaatttaaaataaaattttaaatttaaagaaaaataacatTGGTATAAACTTTTGAtgaggggcaaatgccccaccaACACACCATGTAGATCCGCCCATGACTATGAATAAAGAGTCATGCACAGCTGTTAAtgtttgaaaatttgaaaagtaTAAATAGTACTTTATGTGAAGTAGATTGTAATGTACCATTCTCCTTCTTCTCCACATATGAGTCCACAAGTTCAACAGCTCATTTGTACGTAATGGTTTCACTAGATAGTCAGCTGCTCCAAATTTCAGGCACTTCACAACAAGGGGAACCTCATCTTGAGCTGACATCACTAGCAAAACATAAGcagcaaaat
This portion of the Salvia splendens isolate huo1 chromosome 10, SspV2, whole genome shotgun sequence genome encodes:
- the LOC121751193 gene encoding probable xyloglucan 6-xylosyltransferase 5 — encoded protein: MAADLTYSAQKRSSTSLPQITSDDSDGAGSDGRHLPKGRRGDRKFSNIRITILCGFVTILVLRGTIGLSNLVSLEADAESRYLIEETNRIVTAIRSDDDPPDSDDASSQNFPNSSSTFNLGPKIKNWDLDKKLWRRRNPQFPYFINGRPKIYLVTGSQPSPCENSIGDHYLLKFLKNKIDYCRIHGIELVYNTAHLDKEMSGHWGKLLQIRQLMVAHPEAEWIWWMDSDALFTDMVFEIPFHRYRSSNLIIHGYPDMLLKEKSWIALNTGSFLLRNSQWALDLLDVWAQMGPRGRPREEAGKILTSSLKGRPALEADDQSALIYLLISQKERWMNMVSIESSYCLHGFWESLVDRYKEMMEKYRPGFGDERWPLVTHFVGCRTCARNGDYPVERCLKSMEMAYNFADNQVLNLYGFRHRGLVSTNVKRVRNESVTPLADVDKFGIRNSLRGNKS
- the LOC121751327 gene encoding vesicle transport v-SNARE 13-like, yielding MSQVFEGYERQYCEISANLSKKITAASVLNGEQKKQKISEVAGGLEDADALELVGMCESDASCQAERSQNKTKQNRFEQFKIRSEEDDVG
- the LOC121751326 gene encoding two-component response regulator-like APRR1, coding for MEKSEMGKTGDGFIDRSKVRILLCDNDVKSSEEVFTLLCKCSYQATAVKSPRQVIDALNAEGPDIDIILSEVDLPMSKGLKMLKYIMRDKELRRIPVIMMSAQDEVPLVVKCLKFGAADYLVKPLRTNELLNLWTHMWRRRRMLGLVEKNIISYDFDLVVSDHSDDANTNSTTLFSDDTDDKSRKSTNPEMCVSTHQEDEIDTTTTAPIGTVDEARRECQPDVPGISDRRTYEMRIGQILPFLRKNEFKIGESSAFFTYVKSSISKSTNHGSSSVPDNTAQHVSFVENHILNGEVGFSIEAEKTILNGEVGLSVQGEKTHETLENQSLPDEQPSSSSAPESFIMDRSCTPPKSLDISQQRNSKEFSQEHMHLGNDSPNEGTGSYPYPYYMSGVANQVPMSSASMYPKNIHDISNHANSALIPQYNHVPQCPPHIPGMASYPYYPYGICLQPGQMPSPHPWPSFGNSTSSEVKLSKVDRREAALLKFRQKRKERCFDKKIRYVNRKKLAERRPRVRGQFVRKVNGVDVDLNGQPEDDEEEGEEYDEDDQTANMELSHEDGVSMCQ